One Oryza brachyantha chromosome 3, ObraRS2, whole genome shotgun sequence DNA segment encodes these proteins:
- the LOC102704138 gene encoding vacuolar protein sorting-associated protein 9A-like isoform X2 → MLLSPNSLPSPSKIPAVRRARARPAANPAMESPASPASRLDFYDFIARMRRPAAAGLFHSIRNFLASLSQGEPNAEEGGARVQAFFAEMEAAIRDHPLWANASNQEIDNALEGLEKFIMTKLFDRTFASSAEDVKADMEITEKIGLLQRFVRPHHLDIPKVLHNETAWLLAVKELQKINSFKSPREKLICVLSCCQIINNLLLNVSMSNDRTLSGADDFLPILIYITIKANPPQLHSNLKFIQLFRRETKLISEVEYYLTNLISAKMFIINVDGRSLSMEESVFQAHMESARLGNHISVASSTSSQGLGTSTAGLNEESGVTEGACLPVCRCAAGRGGIMRLMHDSLMKLPAQVLYRTAS, encoded by the exons ATGCTTCTCTCCCCAAATTCTCTTCCCTCCCCCTCAAAAATTCCGGCagtccgccgcgcgcgcgctcggcCGGCCGCCAATCCCGCCATGGAGAGccccgcgtcgccggcgtcgcggctGGACTTCTACGACTTCATTGCCCGCatgcgccgccccgccgccgccggcctcttcCACTCCATCAGGAA CTTCCTCGCGTCCCTCTCGCAGGGCGAGCCCAACGccgaggagggcggcgccaGGGTCCAGGCCTTCTTCGCGGAGATGGAGGCCGCCATTAGGGACCACCCGCTTTGGGCGAATGCCTCCAATCAGGAAATCGACAACGCGCTCGAG GGGCTTGAGAAGTTTATCATGACCAAGTTGTTCGATCGAACCTTTGCTTCGTCTGCGGAGGATGTGAAGGCCGACATGGAGATCACAGAGAAGATTGGCCTCTTGCAGCGCTTTGTTAGGCCTCATCACTTGGACATACCCAAGGTTCTGCATAATGAGACAGCTTGGCTG CTTGCAGTTAAAGAGTTGCAAAAGATTAATTCCTTCAAATCACCACGAGAGAAGCTTATTTGTGTTTTGAGCTGTTGTCAAATCATCAATAACTTGCTTCTAAATGTGTCGATGTCAAATGATCGAACATTGTCCGGGGCTGATGATTTTCTTCCTATTCTTATTTATATTACAATCAAG GCCAATCCTCCTCAGCTGCACTCAAATCTAAAGTTTATTCAGCTCTTCAGAAGAGAAACAAAGCTTATCTCTGAAGTTGAATACTATCTCACAAACCTCATTTCAGCAAAGatgtttataataaatgtcgaTGGACGCTCACTATCCATGGAAGAAAGTGTGTTCCAGGCACATATGGAGTCTGCAAGACTTGGTAATCACATATCTGTTGCTAGCAGTACTAGCTCACAAGGATTGGGTACATCTACAGCAGGACTGAACGAGGAATCTGGTGTTACAGAAG GTGCTTGCTTGCCTGTGTGCCGGTGCGCGGCCGGCCGTGGTGGCATAATGAGGCTTATGCATGATTCGCTTATGAAGCTCCCTGCACAAGTGTTGTACAGAACAGCAAGTTAA
- the LOC102704138 gene encoding vacuolar protein sorting-associated protein 9A-like isoform X1, with protein sequence MLLSPNSLPSPSKIPAVRRARARPAANPAMESPASPASRLDFYDFIARMRRPAAAGLFHSIRNFLASLSQGEPNAEEGGARVQAFFAEMEAAIRDHPLWANASNQEIDNALEGLEKFIMTKLFDRTFASSAEDVKADMEITEKIGLLQRFVRPHHLDIPKVLHNETAWLLAVKELQKINSFKSPREKLICVLSCCQIINNLLLNVSMSNDRTLSGADDFLPILIYITIKANPPQLHSNLKFIQLFRRETKLISEVEYYLTNLISAKMFIINVDGRSLSMEESVFQAHMESARLGNHISVASSTSSQGLGTSTAGLNEESGVTEGLRFPFMDSETESLTPGEVKQLHEHYRKVVTRYKLLSKALRKLSVDEDQLLNSVDD encoded by the exons ATGCTTCTCTCCCCAAATTCTCTTCCCTCCCCCTCAAAAATTCCGGCagtccgccgcgcgcgcgctcggcCGGCCGCCAATCCCGCCATGGAGAGccccgcgtcgccggcgtcgcggctGGACTTCTACGACTTCATTGCCCGCatgcgccgccccgccgccgccggcctcttcCACTCCATCAGGAA CTTCCTCGCGTCCCTCTCGCAGGGCGAGCCCAACGccgaggagggcggcgccaGGGTCCAGGCCTTCTTCGCGGAGATGGAGGCCGCCATTAGGGACCACCCGCTTTGGGCGAATGCCTCCAATCAGGAAATCGACAACGCGCTCGAG GGGCTTGAGAAGTTTATCATGACCAAGTTGTTCGATCGAACCTTTGCTTCGTCTGCGGAGGATGTGAAGGCCGACATGGAGATCACAGAGAAGATTGGCCTCTTGCAGCGCTTTGTTAGGCCTCATCACTTGGACATACCCAAGGTTCTGCATAATGAGACAGCTTGGCTG CTTGCAGTTAAAGAGTTGCAAAAGATTAATTCCTTCAAATCACCACGAGAGAAGCTTATTTGTGTTTTGAGCTGTTGTCAAATCATCAATAACTTGCTTCTAAATGTGTCGATGTCAAATGATCGAACATTGTCCGGGGCTGATGATTTTCTTCCTATTCTTATTTATATTACAATCAAG GCCAATCCTCCTCAGCTGCACTCAAATCTAAAGTTTATTCAGCTCTTCAGAAGAGAAACAAAGCTTATCTCTGAAGTTGAATACTATCTCACAAACCTCATTTCAGCAAAGatgtttataataaatgtcgaTGGACGCTCACTATCCATGGAAGAAAGTGTGTTCCAGGCACATATGGAGTCTGCAAGACTTGGTAATCACATATCTGTTGCTAGCAGTACTAGCTCACAAGGATTGGGTACATCTACAGCAGGACTGAACGAGGAATCTGGTGTTACAGAAG GATTAAGATTCCCATTCATGGACTCTGAAACTGAAAGCTTGACTCCAGGGGAAGTCAAGCAATTGCATGAGCACTACAGGAAAGTAGTCACCAGATATAAACTGCTGTCTAAAGCTTTAAGAAAGTTATCGGTAGATGAGGACCAGCTCCTTAATTCAGTAGATGATTGA
- the LOC107303821 gene encoding uncharacterized protein LOC107303821 gives MGSLVSRVAPSDETTEELTPSCVAEEEQREEEEEEEEEEEEEEEERIRRLPSEEVRDGYYLRKTNAAIRYYNANHPGEEYELVKPLIAASVFFKLQLWYHASFLARRKGQASPPPVEYFFAELRHCPTDSFVVEACTMIKNPESCSGNKCSLCPRSYGIVHPSEEELLCGKEEDVKDFIRLMNLAPLPFTCPVTVPEIEVVIAK, from the exons ATGGGTTCTCTCGTGTCTCGTGTAGCGCCGTCGGATGAAACAACGGAGGAGCTGACGCCCAGTTGTGTAGCAGAGGAAGAGCAgcgagaggaagaggaagaagaggaggaggaagaagaagaagaagaagaagaacgcATCCGGAGGCTTCCATCAGAGGA GGTGCGCGACGGCTATTACCTTCGCAAGACAAACGCCGCTATTCGATATTACAATGCCAATCATCCG GGCGAGGAGTATGAGCTCGTCAAGCCTTTGATCGCCGCCAGTGTCTTCTTCAAGCTGCAGCTGTGGTACCACGCTAGCTTCCTGGCTCGCCGGAAGGGCCAGGCTTCGCCACCGCCCGTCGAATACTTCTTCGCCGAGCTGCGCCATTGCCCCACCGACTCCTTCGTCGTCGAAGCATGCACCATGATCA AAAATCCGGAAAGCTGCTCCGGCAACAAGTGTTCGCTTTGCCCTAGAAGTTATGGGATTGTGCACCCTAGCGAAGAGGAGCTTCTGTGCGGAAAGGAAGAAGATGTCAAGGACTTCATACGGTTGATGAATTTGGCGCCGCTGCCCTTCACATGCCCTGTCACAGTGCCTGAAATTGAAGTTGTGATCGCAAAGTAG
- the LOC102704138 gene encoding vacuolar protein sorting-associated protein 9A-like isoform X3 — MLLSPNSLPSPSKIPAVRRARARPAANPAMESPASPASRLDFYDFIARMRRPAAAGLFHSIRNFLASLSQGEPNAEEGGARVQAFFAEMEAAIRDHPLWANASNQEIDNALEGLEKFIMTKLFDRTFASSAEDVKADMEITEKIGLLQRFVRPHHLDIPKVLHNETAWLLAVKELQKINSFKSPREKLICVLSCCQIINNLLLNVSMSNDRTLSGADDFLPILIYITIKANPPQLHSNLKFIQLFRRETKLISEVEYYLTNLISAKMFIINVDGRSLSMEESVFQAHMESARLGNHISVASSTSSQGLGTSTAGLNEESGVTEGTCN; from the exons ATGCTTCTCTCCCCAAATTCTCTTCCCTCCCCCTCAAAAATTCCGGCagtccgccgcgcgcgcgctcggcCGGCCGCCAATCCCGCCATGGAGAGccccgcgtcgccggcgtcgcggctGGACTTCTACGACTTCATTGCCCGCatgcgccgccccgccgccgccggcctcttcCACTCCATCAGGAA CTTCCTCGCGTCCCTCTCGCAGGGCGAGCCCAACGccgaggagggcggcgccaGGGTCCAGGCCTTCTTCGCGGAGATGGAGGCCGCCATTAGGGACCACCCGCTTTGGGCGAATGCCTCCAATCAGGAAATCGACAACGCGCTCGAG GGGCTTGAGAAGTTTATCATGACCAAGTTGTTCGATCGAACCTTTGCTTCGTCTGCGGAGGATGTGAAGGCCGACATGGAGATCACAGAGAAGATTGGCCTCTTGCAGCGCTTTGTTAGGCCTCATCACTTGGACATACCCAAGGTTCTGCATAATGAGACAGCTTGGCTG CTTGCAGTTAAAGAGTTGCAAAAGATTAATTCCTTCAAATCACCACGAGAGAAGCTTATTTGTGTTTTGAGCTGTTGTCAAATCATCAATAACTTGCTTCTAAATGTGTCGATGTCAAATGATCGAACATTGTCCGGGGCTGATGATTTTCTTCCTATTCTTATTTATATTACAATCAAG GCCAATCCTCCTCAGCTGCACTCAAATCTAAAGTTTATTCAGCTCTTCAGAAGAGAAACAAAGCTTATCTCTGAAGTTGAATACTATCTCACAAACCTCATTTCAGCAAAGatgtttataataaatgtcgaTGGACGCTCACTATCCATGGAAGAAAGTGTGTTCCAGGCACATATGGAGTCTGCAAGACTTGGTAATCACATATCTGTTGCTAGCAGTACTAGCTCACAAGGATTGGGTACATCTACAGCAGGACTGAACGAGGAATCTGGTGTTACAGAAG GCACCTGTAACTAG
- the LOC102707385 gene encoding 11-beta-hydroxysteroid dehydrogenase B, whose protein sequence is MEQVLNAVMDLVVPPASMVMLAFAWPALSFLRGVEWVVKTLTVENMHDKVVLITGAASAIGEQIAYEYARRNANLVLVARREHRLFAIRESARALGAGQVLVIAADVVKEDDCRRLVGDTISYFGQLNHLVNTVSLGHDFCFEEAGDTVAFPHLMDVNFWGNVYPTYAALPYLRRSHGRVVVNAAVESWLPMPRMSLYSAAKAAVINFYETLRYEVGDEVGISVATHGWIGGEATGGKFMLEEGAEMQWKGEEREVPLAGGQVEAYARMVVAGACRGDAHVKHPSWYDVFLVFRAFAPDVLAWTFRLLLSTASPSPPASARRPLAAPAQPAALPAPPARPLLEYPPARSPGRAAAVQQHKLE, encoded by the exons ATGGAGCAGGTGCTGAACGCGGTGATGGACCTGGTggtgccgccggcgagcaTGGTGATGCTGGCGTTCGCCTGGCCGGCGCTGTCGTTCCTGCGCGGGGTGGAGTGGGTCGTCAAGACCCTCACCGTCGAGAACATGCACGACAAGGTCGTCCTCatcaccggcgccgcctccgccatcgGAGAG CAAATCGCGTACGAGTACGCGCGGAGGAACGCGAACCTGGTGCTTGTGGCGAGGAGGGAGCACCGGCTGTTCGCGATACGGGAGAGCGCGCGGGCGCTCGGCGCTGGCCAGGTcctcgtcatcgccgccgacgtcgtcaAGGAGGACGACTGCCGGAGGCTCGTCGGCGACACCATCAGCTACTTCGGCCAGC TGAACCATCTGGTGAACACCGTGAGCCTGGGCCATGATTTCTGCTTCGAGGAGGCCGGCGACACGGTCGCGTTCCCTCATCTCATG GACGTCAACTTCTGGGGGAACGTGTACCCGACCTACGCCGCGCTCCCCTACCTGCGGCGGAGCCATGGCCGCGTCGTCGTCaacgccgccgtcgagagcTGGCTGCCCATGCCCAGGATGAGCCTATACTCC GCGGCGAAGGCAGCGGTGATCAACTTCTACGAGACGCTCCGGTACGAGGTGGGCGACGAGGTGGGCATCAGCGTGGCGACGCACGGCTggatcggcggcgaggccaccGGCGGCAAGTTCATGCTCGAGGAAGGCGCGGAGATGCAGTGGAAAGGGGAGGAGCGAGAG gtgccgctcgccggcgggcaAGTGGAGGCGTACGCGAGGATGGTGGTCGCCGGCGCGTGCCGCGGCGACGCCCACGTGAAGCACCCCAGCTGGTACGACGTCTTCCTCGTGTTCCGCGCCTTCGCGCCCGACGTCCTCGCCTGGACCTTCCGCCTGCTGCTCTCCACGGCGTcaccgtcaccgccggcgagcgcccgccgcccgctcgcTGCTCCGGCGCagcccgccgcgctgccggcTCCGCCTGCCCGCCCATTGCTGGAGTACCCGCCGGCCCGGAGCCCgggacgcgccgccgccgtccagcagCACAAGCTGGAGTGA